In Lineus longissimus chromosome 7, tnLinLong1.2, whole genome shotgun sequence, a genomic segment contains:
- the LOC135490737 gene encoding ubiquitin-like modifier-activating enzyme 1 isoform X1, whose protein sequence is MSSVPKPQKSPPTKKRRIDETGVNSTQNSNTVQASTTNNMASNGTNSQGDIDEGLYSRQLYVLGHDAMRRMGAANILVSGMKGLGVEIAKNIILGGVKSVALHDEGNTELADLSSQFYLTEADIGKNRAEVTAKRVGELNSYVPVSVHRGELTEELLAKFQVVVVTNSTLDEQLRINDFCHKKGIKLIVADTRGLCGQIFCDFGDDFVVVDSNGEEPISNMVAGVVKGKEGTVTCLDETRHGYESGDYVTFSEVQGMNELNGCEPRKIDVTGPYTFNIGDTSDCSDYVRGGIVTQVKMPKVMKFKSMADSLLAPELLMSDFAKFDRPGLLHIAFQSLHAFIKRNSRLPKPRSQDDATAFIDLVKEINETSDFKADNLDEDLLSKFAFTAAGDLCPMQAFIGGVAAQEVMKACTGKFSPINQWLYFDAFECLPDAEGGALTEEDCKPLNSRYDSQIAVFGNDFQKKILGLKYFVVGAGAIGCEIMKSFAMMGVGCSPEGKVYVTDMDIIEKSNLNRQFLFRPADVQKFKSTTAASAAKVMNPDFNIIAHKNMVGHETEKIYNDVFFESLDGVANALDNVDARMYMDRRCVYYRKSLLESGTLGTKANVQVVIPHLTESYSSSQDPPEKSIPICTLKNFPNAIEHTLQWARDMFEGLFSQQAENAHQYLNDPKFMDRTMKMQEEQAYDVIKSVKKCLCDDRPKSFQDCVTWARLLWEENFVNTIKQLLFNFPADSKTSSGTPFWSGPKRCPQVIPFDTGNDMHFDFVMSAANLKAEMYGINGTRDRQGLFEMIQEVPVAEFVPRSGVKIAVTDAEANNMTTGDRQDDIEELKASIPAASEFKDLTLKIIEFEKDDDTNFHMDFIVGASNCRASNYQIALADRHKSKLIAGKIIPAIATTTALVVGLVGLEMYKLIQGHKKLETYKNGFVNLALPFFGFSEPIAAPKAKYYDEEFTLWDRFEIDNKDGEMTLKEFMDYFQKEHKLEISMLSQGVCMLYSFFMSKDKLKERLDLPMSEVVKRVSKKKIPPHVRALVFELCCNDTEGEDIEVPYVKYNLP, encoded by the exons ATGTCTAGTGTTCCAAAACCTCAGAAATCTCCCCCGACCAAGAAGCGACGCATTGACGAGACCGGTGTCAACAGTACACAAAACTCGAATACAGTTCAGGCCTCAACCACC AACAATATGGCTAGTAACGGCACGAACAGCCAGGGTGACATAGATGAAGGCCTCTATTCAAGACAACT GTATGTGCTTGGCCATGATGCCATGCGTCGTATGGGCGCTGCGAATATCCTGGTCTCTGGCATGAAAGGTCTTGGCGTTGAGATCGCCAAGAATATCATACTCGGTGGTGTCAAATCTGTGGCACTTCATGACGAAGGCAACACAGAACTGGCTGATCTGTCATCACAGTTTTACTTGACTGAAGCAGATATTGGCAAGAACAGAGCTGAGGTGACAGCAAAACGTGTGGGAGAGCTGAATTCCTACGTGCCCGTCTCTGTTCATCGAGGTGAACTTACAGAGGAGCTCTTGGCCAAGTTTCAG GTTGTTGTCGTCACCAACAGTACTTTAGATGAGCAGCTCAGGATAAATGATTTCTGTCACAAAAAAGGTATCAAACTTATTGTGGCAGACACAAGAGGGCTGTGTGGACAAATCTTCTGTGATTTTGGTGATGACTTTGTTGTGGTTGACTCAAATGGTGAGGAGCCAATCAGTAACATGGTCGCTGGAGTAGTCAAG GGCAAAGAAGGCACTGTCACGTGTCTCGACGAAACACGCCACGGATATGAATCTGGGGACTACGTCACATTTTCTGAAGTACAGGGTATGAATGAACTGAATGGCTGTGAGCCGAGGAAAATCGATGTTACAG GTCCATACACATTTAATATAGGCGATACTTCTGACTGCTCGGACTATGTAAGAGGAGGTATAGTCACTCAAGTCAAAATGCCCAAGGTCATGAAGTTT AAATCAATGGCCGATTCTCTCCTGGCCCCTGAGTTACTGATGTCAGACTTTGCCAAATTTGATCGCCCTGGTCTTCTTCACATTGCATTCCAATCTCTGCATGCATTCATCAAGAGAAACAGCAGATTGCCTAAGCCCAGATCACAG GATGATGCAACAGCCTTCATCGATCTTGTCAAGGAAATCAATGAAACCTCTGACTTCAAAGCCGACAATCTAGATGAGGATCTTCTGAGCAAGTTTGCATTCACAGCTGCTGGTGATCTGTGTCCAATGCAGGCTTTCATTGGAGGAGTGGCTGCTCAGGAAGTCATGAAG GCCTGCACAGGAAAGTTCAGTCCTATTAACCAGTGGTTGTACTTTGATGCCTTTGAGTGCCTACCGGATGCTGAGGGTGGAGCTTTGACAGAGGAAGATTGCAAGCCA CTTAACAGCCGATATGATTCTCAAATTGCTGTGTTTGGTAACGACTTCCAGAAGAAAATATTAGGCCTCAAATACTTTGTG GTTGGTGCTGGTGCAATAGGCTGTGAGATCATGAAGAGTTTTGCCATGATGGGTGTAGGATGCAGCCCAGAAGGGAAGGTCTACGTCACAGATATGGACATCATAGAAAAATCAAATCTCAATAGACAATTCTTATTCAGACCAGCAGACGTACAG AAATTCAAGTCCACGACCGCTGCAAGTGCTGCTAAAGTAATGAACCCAGATTTCAACATCATCGCACATAAAAATATGGTGGGGCACGAGACTGAGAAGATTTATAACGATGTGTTCTTTGAGAGTTTGGACGGTGTAGCGAATGCTCTGGACAATGTCGATGCAAGAATGTACATGGATCGGCGATGTGTTTATTATAGGAAATCACTATTAGAATCGGGCACATTGGGAACCAAGGCGAATGTACAG GTGGTGATTCCCCATCTTACAGAGTCCTACTCTTCCTCACAAGATCCCCCAGAGAAGTCCATTCCTATATGTACCCTGAAGAACTTCCCCAATGCCATAGAACACACACTGCAATGGGCGAGAGACATGTTTGAGGGATTGTTCAGCCAGCAGGCAGAGAATGCGCATCAGTATCTTAATGACCCCAAGTTTATGGACAGGACCATGAAGATGCAGGAAGAGCAAGCT TACGATGTCATCAAAAGTGTCAAAAAGTGTCTCTGCGATGATCGACCGAAATCATTCCAAGATTGTGTGACGTGGGCGCGTCTCCTCTGGGAAGAGAACTTTGTCAATACAATCAAACAGCTTCTATTCAACTTTCCTGCAGACTCT AAAACTAGCTCAGGCACACCTTTCTGGTCCGGTCCAAAACGTTGTCCACAAGTGATACCTTTTGATACTGGTAAT GATATGCATTTTGATTTTGTGATGTCTGCTGCTAATCTAAAAGCTGAGATGTACGGCATAAATGGAACACGTGATCGTCAGGGTTTATTCGAGATGATACAGGAGGTGCCTGTGGCGGAGTTTGTGCCTCGATCTGGTGTCAAGATCGCTGTCACTGATGCCGAGGCAAACAATATGACCACTGGTGATCGGCAAG ATGACATTGAGGAACTGAAGGCTTCCATTCCTGCTGCATCAGAATTCAAGGACCTAACGTTGAAAATCATCGAATTTGAGAAGGATGACGACACCAACTTTCACATGGACTTCATAGTGGGAGCGTCAAATTGTAGAGCATCAAACTATCAAATAGCGCTCGCAGATCGACACAAGAGTAAACTGATCGCTGGCAAGATTATTCCTGCCATTGCTACGACCACTGCTCTCGTGGTGGGACTTGTGGGGTTGGAGATGTACaag CTCATTCAAGGCCACAAGAAACTCGAGACGTATAAGAATGGCTTTGTCAACCTTGCCTTGCCTTTCTTTGGTTTCTCTGAGCCCATAGCAGCACCAAAGGCAAAG TACTATGATGAGGAGTTCACTCTGTGGGATCGCTTTGAGATTGATAACAAGGATGGAGAAATGACTCTCAAGGAGTTCATGGACTACTTCCAG AAAGAGCACAAGTTGGAGATCAGTATGTTGTCACAGGGAGTGTGTATGCTGTATTCTTTCTTCATGTCGAAAGATAAGCTAAAGGAGCGATTAGACTTGCC AATGTCAGAAGTCGTAAAGAGAGTCTCAAAGAAGAAGATTCCGCCGCATGTGCGAGCACTCGTGTTCGAGTTATGCTGTAACGATACGGAGGGAGAGGATATCGAGGTGCCCTATGTCAAGTACAATCTACCTTAA
- the LOC135490885 gene encoding guanylate cyclase soluble subunit beta-2-like yields MDKDTAILCLYGQIHLCVQSLIEQKFGEEAWLRVLAKSEMDDTHDFMTFHRYDDALSVKLIVSASEELGIPLTTVLEVFGEFFLEYCLSIGYDKMLLTLGGDFVTFMQNLDSFHALLSMTYTDLDAPSFRVDTNDDGSFDLHYYSPRHGLYPIVSGLLGAVGRRLFDTVVTATIGLVELERTSDTLEQQHVVFHITLELPDTLKAKLDNVVEYYPEEFFMNPANFSKAFPYHIIFDSNLEIKQMGSTLQKLCPKLLTKGLTLDKSLEMVHPHMNVTFPNLRSFINANYIMQTKPGFYHNENINLVLKGQMLWMDDIQHMIYVCSPRLASLTEMEEKGVFLSDIPIYDVTRELILLNQQRIAEIEISKKLDEVTANLKVTHKMLAVEKKKTDTLLYQMLPRKVADALRDGHKVPAEKFKIVTILFSDIVTFTNIAAASTPMGIVSMLNALYSQFDHFTEVHDVYKVETIGDAYMVVSGVPVPDDLHAVKVANFALDMIEAAKTIPSPATGLPLQIRVGLHSGPVVAGVVGEKMPRYCLFGDTVNTSSRMESHGTPGRIHISPFTYDVIKGGGYMFRDRGEVDVKGKGLMHTYFMLGNKEKTIPEPKDDCMELPVMDEIGGRPMPDSYVHAECTPKGVGALRAKGLKVDDDGNPIAPEEDENNNAETNKTTGKMKGSECCRVI; encoded by the exons ATGGATAAAGATACTGCAATCCTGTGTCTG TATGGACAAATTCATTTATGTGTCCAGTCTCTGATAGAGCAGAAGTTCGGCGAGGAAGCATGGCTGAGAGTTCT GGCGAAATCAGAAATGGACGACACCCATGACTTCATGACGTTCCACAGATACGATGACGCACTCTCagtcaaattgattgtttcagCATCGGAAGAACTAG GTATCCCTCTGACCACCGTGCTTGAAGTATTCGGGGAGTTTTTCCTTGAGTACTGCTTGTCAATTGGCTATGATAAAATGTTGCTGACATTGGGTGGCGACTTTGTGACATTCATGCAAAACCTCGACTCTTTCCACGCCTTACTGTCCATGACATACACGGATCTGGACGCTCCCTCATTTCG TGTTGACACCAACGACGATGGCTCGTTCGATCTACATTACTACAGTCCTCGACATGGATTGTACCCGATTGTGAGTG GTCTTCTTGGAGCTGTGGGGCGACGTCTTTTTGACACCGTGGTTACTGCCACCATCGGTTTGGTGGAATTGGAAAGAACGTCCGACACATTAGAACAGCAGCATGTTGTCTTCCACATTACGCTCGAGCTGCCCGATACATTGAAAGCCAAGCTGGATAATGTAGTCGAGTATTATCCTGAAGAATTCTTTATGAACCCTGCCAATTTCAGCAAAGCCTTTCCGTACCACATCATATTTGATTCGAACCTCGAAATCAAACAGATGGGTTCGACACTGCAGAAACTCTGCCCGAAGTTACTCACCAAAGGTCTCACCCTGGACAAGTCACTTGAAATGGTTCATCCTCATATGAACGTGACATTTCCAAATCTGCGCAGTTTCATTAATGCCAACTACATCATGCAGACCAAGCCTGGATTCTACCATAATGAGAATATCAATCTCGTATTGAAAG GACAGATGTTGTGGATGGATGACATCCAGCACATGATTTACGTGTGTTCTCCCCGTCTGGCCAGTTTAACCGAGATGGAGGAGAAGGGGGTCTTTTTATCCGATATTCCCATTTATGACGTCACTCGGGAGTTGATCTTACTCAACCAACAGCGTATCGCTGAAATCGAAATCAG CAAAAAGCTCGATGAAGTCACAGCCAATTTGAAGGTAACTCACAAAATGTTGGCCGTTGAGAAAAAGAAGACGGATACACTTCTGTACCAGATGCTGCCTAGGAAAGTTGCAGACGCTCTAAGAGACGGCCATAAGGTCCCCGCTG AAAAATTCAAGATCGTCACTATTTTGTTCAGCGACATTGTGACTTTCACTAACATTGCGGCTGCTTCTACCCCCATGGGTATTGTCAGCATGCTGAACGCCCTCTACTCGCAGTTTGATCACTTTACAGAGGTTCACGACGTGTACAAG GTGGAAACCATCGGAGACGCCTACATGGTTGTGTCAGGTGTCCCCGTACCCGACGATTTGCATGCTGTCAAAGTTGCCAACTTCGCCTTGGACATGATTGAAGCCGCTAAGACAATCCCATCCCCAGCGACGGGTCTACCACTGCAG ATTCGTGTTGGTCTCCACTCAGGGCCTGTTGTTGCTGGAGTCGTCGGAGAGAAGATGCCCAGGTATTGTTTGTTCGGAGATACCGTCAACACATCATCCAGGATGGAGAGTCACGGAACCCCTGGACGAATCCACATCAGTCCATTCACATACGA TGTCATCAAGGGTGGCGGCTACATGTTCAGGGACAGAGGTGAGGTTGACGTGAAAGGCAAGGGCCTCATGCACACCTACTTCATGCTTGGAAACAAGGAGAAGACCATCCCAGAACCAAAGGACGACTGCATGGAACTGCCTGTCATGGATGAGATAGGGGGACGCCCAATGCCAGACAGTTACGTCCATGCTGAGTGCACGCCTAAGGGAGTGGGTGCACTCAGGGCCAAGGGATTGAAGGTCGATGACGATGGAAACCCAATAGCACCAGAggaagatgaaaacaacaatgCTGAAACAAACAAGACAACTGGGAAGATGAAGGGCAGTGAATGCTGTCGTGTTATTTAA
- the LOC135490737 gene encoding ubiquitin-like modifier-activating enzyme 1 isoform X2: MYGRYKQTLLSARNQRPTPATVPKVLNSTNNMASNGTNSQGDIDEGLYSRQLYVLGHDAMRRMGAANILVSGMKGLGVEIAKNIILGGVKSVALHDEGNTELADLSSQFYLTEADIGKNRAEVTAKRVGELNSYVPVSVHRGELTEELLAKFQVVVVTNSTLDEQLRINDFCHKKGIKLIVADTRGLCGQIFCDFGDDFVVVDSNGEEPISNMVAGVVKGKEGTVTCLDETRHGYESGDYVTFSEVQGMNELNGCEPRKIDVTGPYTFNIGDTSDCSDYVRGGIVTQVKMPKVMKFKSMADSLLAPELLMSDFAKFDRPGLLHIAFQSLHAFIKRNSRLPKPRSQDDATAFIDLVKEINETSDFKADNLDEDLLSKFAFTAAGDLCPMQAFIGGVAAQEVMKACTGKFSPINQWLYFDAFECLPDAEGGALTEEDCKPLNSRYDSQIAVFGNDFQKKILGLKYFVVGAGAIGCEIMKSFAMMGVGCSPEGKVYVTDMDIIEKSNLNRQFLFRPADVQKFKSTTAASAAKVMNPDFNIIAHKNMVGHETEKIYNDVFFESLDGVANALDNVDARMYMDRRCVYYRKSLLESGTLGTKANVQVVIPHLTESYSSSQDPPEKSIPICTLKNFPNAIEHTLQWARDMFEGLFSQQAENAHQYLNDPKFMDRTMKMQEEQAYDVIKSVKKCLCDDRPKSFQDCVTWARLLWEENFVNTIKQLLFNFPADSKTSSGTPFWSGPKRCPQVIPFDTGNDMHFDFVMSAANLKAEMYGINGTRDRQGLFEMIQEVPVAEFVPRSGVKIAVTDAEANNMTTGDRQDDIEELKASIPAASEFKDLTLKIIEFEKDDDTNFHMDFIVGASNCRASNYQIALADRHKSKLIAGKIIPAIATTTALVVGLVGLEMYKLIQGHKKLETYKNGFVNLALPFFGFSEPIAAPKAKYYDEEFTLWDRFEIDNKDGEMTLKEFMDYFQKEHKLEISMLSQGVCMLYSFFMSKDKLKERLDLPMSEVVKRVSKKKIPPHVRALVFELCCNDTEGEDIEVPYVKYNLP, translated from the exons ATGTACGGGCGGTACAAACAGACCCTCCTGAGTGCCAGGAACCAAAGGCCTACTCCAGCCACTGTCCCAAAAGTGCTTAACTCGACA AACAATATGGCTAGTAACGGCACGAACAGCCAGGGTGACATAGATGAAGGCCTCTATTCAAGACAACT GTATGTGCTTGGCCATGATGCCATGCGTCGTATGGGCGCTGCGAATATCCTGGTCTCTGGCATGAAAGGTCTTGGCGTTGAGATCGCCAAGAATATCATACTCGGTGGTGTCAAATCTGTGGCACTTCATGACGAAGGCAACACAGAACTGGCTGATCTGTCATCACAGTTTTACTTGACTGAAGCAGATATTGGCAAGAACAGAGCTGAGGTGACAGCAAAACGTGTGGGAGAGCTGAATTCCTACGTGCCCGTCTCTGTTCATCGAGGTGAACTTACAGAGGAGCTCTTGGCCAAGTTTCAG GTTGTTGTCGTCACCAACAGTACTTTAGATGAGCAGCTCAGGATAAATGATTTCTGTCACAAAAAAGGTATCAAACTTATTGTGGCAGACACAAGAGGGCTGTGTGGACAAATCTTCTGTGATTTTGGTGATGACTTTGTTGTGGTTGACTCAAATGGTGAGGAGCCAATCAGTAACATGGTCGCTGGAGTAGTCAAG GGCAAAGAAGGCACTGTCACGTGTCTCGACGAAACACGCCACGGATATGAATCTGGGGACTACGTCACATTTTCTGAAGTACAGGGTATGAATGAACTGAATGGCTGTGAGCCGAGGAAAATCGATGTTACAG GTCCATACACATTTAATATAGGCGATACTTCTGACTGCTCGGACTATGTAAGAGGAGGTATAGTCACTCAAGTCAAAATGCCCAAGGTCATGAAGTTT AAATCAATGGCCGATTCTCTCCTGGCCCCTGAGTTACTGATGTCAGACTTTGCCAAATTTGATCGCCCTGGTCTTCTTCACATTGCATTCCAATCTCTGCATGCATTCATCAAGAGAAACAGCAGATTGCCTAAGCCCAGATCACAG GATGATGCAACAGCCTTCATCGATCTTGTCAAGGAAATCAATGAAACCTCTGACTTCAAAGCCGACAATCTAGATGAGGATCTTCTGAGCAAGTTTGCATTCACAGCTGCTGGTGATCTGTGTCCAATGCAGGCTTTCATTGGAGGAGTGGCTGCTCAGGAAGTCATGAAG GCCTGCACAGGAAAGTTCAGTCCTATTAACCAGTGGTTGTACTTTGATGCCTTTGAGTGCCTACCGGATGCTGAGGGTGGAGCTTTGACAGAGGAAGATTGCAAGCCA CTTAACAGCCGATATGATTCTCAAATTGCTGTGTTTGGTAACGACTTCCAGAAGAAAATATTAGGCCTCAAATACTTTGTG GTTGGTGCTGGTGCAATAGGCTGTGAGATCATGAAGAGTTTTGCCATGATGGGTGTAGGATGCAGCCCAGAAGGGAAGGTCTACGTCACAGATATGGACATCATAGAAAAATCAAATCTCAATAGACAATTCTTATTCAGACCAGCAGACGTACAG AAATTCAAGTCCACGACCGCTGCAAGTGCTGCTAAAGTAATGAACCCAGATTTCAACATCATCGCACATAAAAATATGGTGGGGCACGAGACTGAGAAGATTTATAACGATGTGTTCTTTGAGAGTTTGGACGGTGTAGCGAATGCTCTGGACAATGTCGATGCAAGAATGTACATGGATCGGCGATGTGTTTATTATAGGAAATCACTATTAGAATCGGGCACATTGGGAACCAAGGCGAATGTACAG GTGGTGATTCCCCATCTTACAGAGTCCTACTCTTCCTCACAAGATCCCCCAGAGAAGTCCATTCCTATATGTACCCTGAAGAACTTCCCCAATGCCATAGAACACACACTGCAATGGGCGAGAGACATGTTTGAGGGATTGTTCAGCCAGCAGGCAGAGAATGCGCATCAGTATCTTAATGACCCCAAGTTTATGGACAGGACCATGAAGATGCAGGAAGAGCAAGCT TACGATGTCATCAAAAGTGTCAAAAAGTGTCTCTGCGATGATCGACCGAAATCATTCCAAGATTGTGTGACGTGGGCGCGTCTCCTCTGGGAAGAGAACTTTGTCAATACAATCAAACAGCTTCTATTCAACTTTCCTGCAGACTCT AAAACTAGCTCAGGCACACCTTTCTGGTCCGGTCCAAAACGTTGTCCACAAGTGATACCTTTTGATACTGGTAAT GATATGCATTTTGATTTTGTGATGTCTGCTGCTAATCTAAAAGCTGAGATGTACGGCATAAATGGAACACGTGATCGTCAGGGTTTATTCGAGATGATACAGGAGGTGCCTGTGGCGGAGTTTGTGCCTCGATCTGGTGTCAAGATCGCTGTCACTGATGCCGAGGCAAACAATATGACCACTGGTGATCGGCAAG ATGACATTGAGGAACTGAAGGCTTCCATTCCTGCTGCATCAGAATTCAAGGACCTAACGTTGAAAATCATCGAATTTGAGAAGGATGACGACACCAACTTTCACATGGACTTCATAGTGGGAGCGTCAAATTGTAGAGCATCAAACTATCAAATAGCGCTCGCAGATCGACACAAGAGTAAACTGATCGCTGGCAAGATTATTCCTGCCATTGCTACGACCACTGCTCTCGTGGTGGGACTTGTGGGGTTGGAGATGTACaag CTCATTCAAGGCCACAAGAAACTCGAGACGTATAAGAATGGCTTTGTCAACCTTGCCTTGCCTTTCTTTGGTTTCTCTGAGCCCATAGCAGCACCAAAGGCAAAG TACTATGATGAGGAGTTCACTCTGTGGGATCGCTTTGAGATTGATAACAAGGATGGAGAAATGACTCTCAAGGAGTTCATGGACTACTTCCAG AAAGAGCACAAGTTGGAGATCAGTATGTTGTCACAGGGAGTGTGTATGCTGTATTCTTTCTTCATGTCGAAAGATAAGCTAAAGGAGCGATTAGACTTGCC AATGTCAGAAGTCGTAAAGAGAGTCTCAAAGAAGAAGATTCCGCCGCATGTGCGAGCACTCGTGTTCGAGTTATGCTGTAACGATACGGAGGGAGAGGATATCGAGGTGCCCTATGTCAAGTACAATCTACCTTAA
- the LOC135490872 gene encoding FMRFamide receptor-like yields MDSHKILMNLTNGSLRDHPDKGGPFAGENPLKHLITVVGIYATGLLCGFGILGNILSFIVLGKDNKRLPLFLILRALAVSDSILLATVLFMQVMANCYEFTGAFRRLYLIRGYLVMSVWPCIMMAQMSSVWLTVLVSIERWIAVCHPLRAGTMCTLKRAHLSVLGVMVFSIFYNIPRFIEYKLVATPRTTHSEDSNKSYDETFWNNEKSNLGSNDIYRYLYCATLYFLIIFLIPLVMITILNVRLVYTIKTAKRQWGNMTKRIKKEHKITVIPVCIVVVFYICATPALLAMVLDSVFLGKPFLDSLEYQTYIVISNMLVTLNSAVNFIIYCMLGKKFRQILWGMLCPRRPHKEYITAASLVSVDENMMVAKVMCENASTP; encoded by the coding sequence atggattCACATAAAATACTAATGAATCTCACTAACGGGAGCCTGAGGGATCATCCTGACAAGGGAGGACCATTCGCAGGGGAAAACCCACTCAAACATCTCATAACAGTCGTCGGTATATACGCCACAGGATTACTGTGCGGGTTCGGAATATTAGGGAATATCTTATCATTCATAGTTCTTGGGAAAGACAATAAAAGGTTACCGTTATTTCTCATATTGAGAGCTCTGGCTGTTTCTGACTCCATTTTACTTGCGACGGTCCTGTTTATGCAAGTCATGGCGAATTGTTACGAGTTTACAGGTGCATTTCGCAGATTATACCTAATCCGTGGTTACCTAGTTATGTCTGTCTGGCCGTGTATCATGATGGCCCAGATGAGCTCTGTTTGGTTGACAGTGTTAGTCTCGATCGAGCGCTGGATTGCAGTGTGTCACCCGTTGAGGGCGGGAACAATGTGCACGCTTAAACGAGCCCATCTCTCCGTGTTAGGCGTCATGGTCTTCTCAATCTTTTACAATATTCCACGATTTATTGAATATAAACTCGTCGCTACACCTCGCACAACACACTCAGAAGATTCGAACAAAAGTTACGACGAGACGTTTTGGAACAATGAAAAGTCTAATTTGGGCTCAAATGATATTTATCGTTACTTATATTGTGCAACACTATATTTCCTCATCATTTTCTTAATACCTTTAGTCATGATCACCATTTTAAACGTTCGACTAGTTTATACGATAAAGACAGCCAAACGACAATGGGGTAATATGACGAAGCGGATCAAGAAGGAACACAAGATCACCGTCATTCCTGTCTGTATCGTTGTGGTGTTTTACATCTGTGCGACTCCCGCTTTACTAGCTATGGTCCTCGATTCAGTTTTTCTGGGAAAACCATTTCTAGATTCCCTAGAATACCAGACTTACATCGTCATATCAAATATGCTTGTCACCCTCAACTCCGCCGTCAACTTTATCATCTATTGCATGCTGGGAAAAAAGTTCCGTCAGATTCTGTGGGGGATGCTGTGTCCGCGTCGACCGCATAAGGAATATATCACCGCTGCATCTTTAGTGAGTGTTGATGAAAACATGATGGTCGCTAAGGTGATGTGTGAGAACGCCTCAACGCCATGA